The following proteins are co-located in the Siansivirga zeaxanthinifaciens CC-SAMT-1 genome:
- a CDS encoding efflux RND transporter permease subunit, giving the protein MLNKSIKFLIENKLIAVLLIILFIGWGTVNAPFKWDTGFLPSNPVAVDAIPDIGENQQIVFTKWDGRSPQDIEDQITYPLTTSLLGIPGVKTIRSSSMFGFSSIYIIFEEDVEFYWSRSRILEKLNSLASNVLPEGVNPSLGPDATGLGQIFWYTLEGRDKNGTVTGGWDLQELRSIQDYYVKYALSSASGVSEVASIGGYVQEYQIDVNPELMRQYNIGLNQVVKAVKESNKDIGAQTLEINQAEYLVRGLGYVKSVSDIENTVVTSKDFTAIKIRDIAKVSLGPAARRGILDKEGAEVVGGVVVARYGANPLEVINNVKDKITELASGLPSKTLSDGSISQLTIVPFYDRTELIQETLGTLNEALTLEILITILVIIVMVFNLRASVLISGLLPVAVLMVFITMKLFNVDANIVALSGIAIAIGTMVDVGVILSENIIRHMDEDEAHLPINNLVYNATAEVSGAIVTAVMTTIISFIPVFTMIGAEGKLFRPLAFTKTFALIAALFIALFLIPPFAASIFKKRTIRKRMRFILNSVWIVLGILVVVSGYWIGVLLVGFGVVAVLSLYLNTSEIKASFYNYHFLISKNLVNISMAALAIVLLLAEYWRPLGVDKNILLNVIFVSVICFGLLGVFIVFQKYYTIILNWALHNRFLFLCIPTTLVVFGFFIMKNTGKEFMPSLNEGSFLLMPTSMPHAGVEENKRVLQQLDMAVASIPEIKTVVGKAGRTESALDPAPLSMYENIIQYKPEYMLNEKGERQRYKVNTDGLFELTDGRFIANPNNSDKGIFIPVDRTQLIEDNNGEFFRNWRPEIQSPDDIWNEIVRVTKLPGVTSAPKLQPIETRLVMLQTGMRAPMGIKVKGQDLKQIEAFGIQLETIIKDAEGVKKEAVFADRIVGKPYLLIDIDREKIARYGVTIEEVQNILKVAVGGMVLTQTVEGRERYGVRVRYPRELRANPKDLEQIYVPVSNGSPVLLTELATIKYEQGPQVIKSEDTFLVGYVLFDKLDGYAGVNVVENAQALIQKKIDSGELEVPKGINYQFTGTYENQLRAEKTLSVVIPLALIIIFLILYFQFRSVSTSLMIFTGITVAFAGGFIMIWLYGQEWFLNFSLFGENMRDLFNMKTINLSVAVWVGFIALFGIATDDGVVMATYLTQTFKKEQPSTKKQIYHATLTAASKRIRPCLITTVTTVLALLPVLTSTGRGSDIMIPMAIPIFGGMIIDISSYFIVPVLFSWKKELEINKVSK; this is encoded by the coding sequence ATGCTAAATAAAAGCATCAAATTTTTAATAGAAAACAAGCTCATTGCGGTATTGTTAATCATCCTTTTTATAGGTTGGGGAACAGTAAATGCACCATTTAAATGGGATACTGGCTTTTTGCCTAGCAATCCGGTTGCGGTAGATGCTATCCCAGATATTGGTGAAAACCAACAAATTGTGTTTACCAAATGGGACGGCCGTTCACCTCAAGATATTGAAGACCAAATAACCTACCCTTTAACGACCTCTTTATTGGGAATTCCGGGAGTTAAAACCATTCGCAGTTCATCGATGTTTGGTTTCTCGAGTATTTATATCATTTTTGAGGAAGATGTTGAATTTTACTGGAGTCGGAGTCGTATTCTCGAAAAATTAAATTCTCTGGCTAGCAATGTGCTTCCGGAAGGTGTTAACCCTTCATTGGGACCAGATGCTACTGGTTTAGGTCAGATTTTTTGGTATACTTTAGAAGGGCGTGATAAAAACGGTACTGTTACAGGCGGTTGGGATTTACAGGAACTCCGTAGTATTCAAGATTATTACGTTAAATATGCTTTGTCTTCAGCAAGTGGCGTTTCAGAGGTTGCATCTATTGGCGGTTACGTTCAGGAATATCAAATTGATGTCAATCCAGAATTAATGCGTCAATATAATATTGGTTTAAATCAGGTTGTTAAGGCTGTAAAAGAGAGTAATAAAGATATTGGTGCTCAAACTTTAGAAATCAATCAAGCCGAATATTTAGTACGTGGATTGGGTTATGTTAAATCGGTTTCAGATATAGAAAATACAGTAGTCACTTCCAAAGATTTCACAGCTATTAAAATAAGAGACATAGCAAAGGTTTCTTTAGGACCAGCTGCAAGAAGAGGAATTTTGGATAAAGAAGGCGCAGAAGTTGTTGGTGGGGTTGTTGTAGCACGTTATGGCGCAAATCCTTTGGAAGTAATTAATAATGTAAAAGATAAAATTACTGAATTAGCCTCTGGTTTACCAAGTAAAACATTAAGTGATGGCAGCATATCTCAACTTACCATAGTGCCATTTTACGATAGAACAGAACTTATTCAAGAGACTTTAGGAACGCTTAATGAAGCCCTAACTTTAGAAATACTAATTACCATTCTTGTAATTATTGTTATGGTATTTAATTTGCGTGCTTCGGTTTTAATATCTGGTTTGTTACCAGTTGCTGTACTCATGGTTTTTATTACAATGAAACTATTTAATGTAGATGCCAATATTGTAGCACTTTCGGGTATTGCTATTGCCATTGGAACTATGGTAGATGTTGGCGTAATTTTATCAGAAAATATTATAAGACACATGGATGAAGATGAAGCGCATCTTCCTATAAACAACCTAGTTTACAACGCTACAGCTGAAGTTTCAGGAGCAATTGTTACCGCGGTAATGACTACCATAATAAGTTTTATACCTGTGTTTACAATGATAGGCGCCGAAGGAAAACTTTTCAGACCTTTAGCTTTTACCAAAACATTCGCCCTTATTGCTGCCTTATTTATTGCCTTATTTTTAATTCCGCCCTTTGCAGCTTCCATTTTCAAAAAGCGAACTATTAGAAAACGTATGCGTTTTATTTTAAATTCCGTATGGATTGTTTTGGGTATTCTGGTTGTGGTTTCGGGGTATTGGATTGGAGTTTTACTCGTTGGTTTTGGAGTTGTAGCGGTGTTATCTCTTTATCTTAATACATCAGAAATAAAAGCATCATTTTATAATTATCATTTTTTAATTTCAAAAAATCTTGTAAATATTTCAATGGCTGCTTTGGCTATTGTATTGCTTTTAGCCGAATATTGGCGACCATTGGGAGTTGATAAGAACATCCTTTTAAATGTAATTTTTGTAAGTGTTATTTGTTTCGGATTGTTAGGTGTATTTATTGTATTTCAGAAATATTACACCATAATTTTAAATTGGGCTTTACATAACCGATTCCTTTTTTTATGTATTCCAACAACCCTTGTTGTTTTTGGATTTTTTATAATGAAAAATACTGGTAAAGAGTTTATGCCCTCTTTAAATGAAGGCTCCTTTTTATTGATGCCAACCTCAATGCCTCATGCTGGTGTAGAAGAAAATAAGCGCGTTTTACAGCAGTTAGATATGGCAGTTGCCAGTATTCCAGAAATAAAAACCGTCGTTGGGAAAGCAGGTCGAACAGAATCGGCTCTCGATCCTGCACCTTTATCGATGTACGAAAATATAATTCAATATAAACCAGAATATATGTTGAATGAAAAAGGCGAACGCCAGCGGTATAAGGTAAATACCGATGGTTTATTTGAATTAACAGATGGTCGTTTTATTGCTAATCCGAATAACTCCGATAAAGGTATTTTTATTCCTGTTGATAGGACTCAATTAATAGAAGACAATAATGGGGAATTCTTTCGTAACTGGCGACCAGAAATACAATCTCCCGACGATATTTGGAATGAAATAGTTAGAGTTACCAAATTGCCAGGAGTGACTTCGGCACCTAAATTACAACCTATTGAAACCCGTTTGGTAATGTTGCAAACAGGCATGCGTGCTCCCATGGGAATAAAAGTAAAAGGGCAAGATTTAAAACAAATTGAAGCCTTTGGTATTCAGTTAGAGACAATTATAAAGGACGCTGAAGGCGTAAAAAAAGAAGCTGTTTTTGCAGATAGAATTGTTGGTAAGCCTTATTTGTTAATTGATATTGATAGAGAAAAAATTGCAAGATATGGGGTTACTATTGAAGAAGTTCAAAATATTTTAAAAGTTGCTGTTGGCGGTATGGTGCTAACTCAAACCGTTGAAGGCAGAGAACGCTATGGCGTTCGTGTACGCTACCCCAGAGAATTGCGTGCAAACCCTAAAGATTTAGAACAAATTTATGTTCCTGTTTCCAATGGCAGTCCGGTACTTTTAACAGAATTGGCAACGATTAAATACGAGCAAGGGCCACAGGTAATTAAAAGTGAAGATACCTTTTTAGTTGGTTACGTATTGTTCGATAAGTTAGATGGTTATGCAGGAGTAAATGTCGTTGAAAATGCACAAGCATTAATTCAAAAGAAAATCGATTCAGGTGAATTGGAAGTTCCCAAAGGAATTAATTATCAATTCACAGGAACTTACGAAAACCAATTACGTGCAGAAAAAACATTGTCGGTTGTAATTCCATTGGCGCTAATAATTATTTTTTTAATTCTGTATTTTCAATTTAGATCGGTAAGCACATCGCTCATGATTTTTACAGGAATCACAGTCGCCTTTGCTGGTGGTTTTATTATGATTTGGTTGTATGGACAGGAGTGGTTTTTAAATTTTAGTTTGTTTGGCGAAAATATGCGAGACCTCTTCAATATGAAAACCATCAATTTAAGTGTCGCCGTTTGGGTGGGATTTATAGCTTTATTCGGAATAGCTACAGACGATGGTGTTGTTATGGCGACTTATTTAACGCAAACCTTTAAAAAAGAGCAACCTTCAACTAAAAAGCAAATTTATCATGCAACTTTAACAGCTGCAAGCAAACGTATTCGACCTTGCTTAATTACAACCGTTACCACCGTTTTGGCCTTGTTACCTGTGTTAACATCAACTGGCAGGGGAAGCGATATCATGATTCCTATGGCTATCCCCATTTTTGGCGGAATGATTATAGATATAAGCTCTTATTTTATTGTACCTGTTTTATTTAGTTGGAAAAAGGAGTTAGAAATTAATAAAGTATCAAAATGA
- a CDS encoding HYC_CC_PP family protein — MKQFLHKSTSILMAFVVLFSTMSFTIDMHYCADKLVETAIFHKVKGCGMDTQKTESKDCELTKKNCCSDKQIVIDGQDELQLTLDKISFNQQVFILAFVETYNNLFQLLDKEVISFQTYKPPLVIRQIFKLDETYLI, encoded by the coding sequence ATGAAACAATTTTTACATAAAAGCACATCTATTTTAATGGCGTTTGTAGTTTTATTTTCTACAATGTCGTTTACTATTGATATGCATTATTGTGCCGATAAGTTGGTTGAAACAGCTATTTTTCACAAAGTAAAAGGCTGTGGCATGGACACACAAAAAACAGAATCGAAAGATTGTGAATTAACAAAAAAGAATTGCTGCAGCGATAAACAAATTGTAATTGATGGGCAAGATGAATTACAATTAACCTTAGATAAAATTTCTTTCAATCAGCAAGTATTCATTTTAGCTTTTGTTGAAACTTACAATAATCTTTTCCAGCTGCTAGATAAGGAAGTTATTTCTTTTCAAACATATAAACCACCCCTTGTTATCAGGCAAATCTTCAAGCTTGATGAGACTTATTTAATTTGA